The proteins below come from a single Caenibius sp. WL genomic window:
- a CDS encoding GldG family protein codes for MARPIRNLLIVALLAVAAGAAAVAWRAPHEKPVLGLFTTLPIYWGETADLGEMLADESGPHWVRRALERDYRLRPLDVLSAAGQEQGLAGARDLVLAQPRALSPAENVALDAWVREGGRVLLFADPMLTAHSAFALGDRRRPQEVILLSPLLNHWGLDLQFDETLPEGERRVDVLGTAVPVNLPGRFALRENAGGGDAACALLGEGLVARCAIGRGTAVVIADAALLENAGNAQAARETALSALLNSAFGGG; via the coding sequence ATGGCCCGCCCAATCCGTAATCTCCTGATCGTTGCGCTTTTGGCCGTGGCCGCCGGTGCGGCCGCCGTGGCATGGCGCGCGCCACACGAAAAGCCGGTGCTTGGCCTGTTCACCACGTTGCCGATCTATTGGGGCGAAACCGCGGATCTCGGCGAGATGCTGGCGGATGAGAGCGGGCCGCATTGGGTGCGCCGTGCGCTGGAGCGGGATTATCGCCTGCGCCCGCTCGATGTGCTGAGTGCCGCCGGGCAGGAACAGGGCCTTGCCGGTGCGCGCGATCTCGTGCTGGCGCAGCCGCGTGCGCTGTCGCCGGCGGAGAACGTGGCGCTGGATGCGTGGGTGCGCGAAGGCGGGCGTGTGCTGCTGTTCGCCGATCCCATGCTGACTGCCCATTCCGCTTTCGCCCTTGGCGACCGGCGGCGACCCCAGGAGGTGATTCTGCTTTCGCCTCTGCTGAACCATTGGGGGCTCGATCTGCAATTCGACGAGACGCTGCCTGAAGGCGAACGGCGGGTCGACGTTCTGGGCACCGCTGTGCCCGTCAATCTGCCCGGGCGTTTCGCCTTGCGGGAAAATGCGGGCGGCGGGGATGCGGCATGCGCGCTGCTGGGCGAAGGTCTTGTGGCGCGCTGCGCCATCGGGCGGGGGACGGCGGTGGTGATCGCCGATGCCGCGCTGCTGGAAAACGCCGGAAACGCGCAGGCCGCGCGTGAGACCGCGTTGTCTGCCTTGCTGAACAGCGCTTTCGGCGGGGGCTGA
- a CDS encoding cysteine synthase A, with protein MIAPPIRQTTLDLIGNTPLVLLKGPSEAAGCEIYGKCEFANPGASVKDRAALWIVRDAERRGDLRPGGTIVEGTAGNTGIGLALVANALGYKTIIVMPETQSREKMDTLRALRAELVLVPAAPYANPGHFVHTSRRLAEETEGAIWANQFDNTANRKAHIESTAPELWEQMEGRIDGFTCAAGTGGTIAGVGLGLKAFDENIVIALTDPHGAALYNYFACGELKAEGSSVAEGIGQGRITANLEGAPVDTQFRISDEEGLEWVGRLLKDEGLCLGLSSGINVAGAVALGRQLVAQGRKNPRVATILCDTGFRYLSSLYNREWLDAKGLPVFEWLKD; from the coding sequence ATGATTGCACCGCCCATTCGCCAGACGACTCTGGATCTGATCGGCAACACGCCGCTTGTTCTGCTCAAAGGGCCCAGCGAGGCCGCCGGGTGCGAGATTTACGGCAAATGCGAATTTGCCAATCCCGGTGCATCGGTAAAGGATCGGGCGGCGCTGTGGATCGTGCGCGATGCCGAACGCCGGGGTGATCTCCGGCCGGGCGGCACGATCGTCGAAGGGACGGCGGGCAACACCGGGATCGGTCTGGCGCTGGTCGCCAATGCGCTGGGTTACAAGACGATCATCGTCATGCCCGAAACCCAATCGCGCGAGAAAATGGACACCTTGCGTGCCTTGCGGGCGGAACTGGTGCTGGTGCCCGCGGCGCCTTATGCCAATCCGGGGCATTTCGTGCACACTTCGCGCCGCCTGGCGGAAGAGACGGAAGGCGCGATCTGGGCCAACCAGTTCGACAACACCGCCAATCGCAAGGCGCATATCGAATCCACCGCGCCCGAACTGTGGGAGCAGATGGAAGGCCGGATCGACGGTTTCACCTGCGCGGCGGGCACCGGCGGGACGATCGCCGGGGTCGGGCTGGGGCTCAAGGCGTTCGACGAGAACATTGTGATCGCGCTGACCGATCCGCACGGGGCGGCGCTCTATAACTATTTCGCCTGCGGCGAACTCAAGGCCGAAGGCAGTTCGGTTGCCGAAGGGATCGGGCAGGGCCGCATCACCGCCAATCTCGAAGGGGCGCCGGTCGACACGCAATTTCGCATTTCGGATGAGGAAGGGCTGGAATGGGTCGGCCGCTTGCTCAAGGACGAAGGGCTGTGCCTCGGGCTGTCTTCCGGGATCAATGTGGCGGGCGCGGTGGCGCTGGGGCGGCAACTGGTGGCGCAAGGCCGCAAGAACCCGCGCGTGGCCACCATCCTGTGCGACACGGGCTTCCGTTATCTGTCTTCGCTTTACAACCGCGAATGGCTGGACGCCAAAGGGCTTCCGGTGTTCGAGTGGCTGAAGGATTGA
- a CDS encoding 2Fe-2S iron-sulfur cluster-binding protein → MPKLTVVNREGEERTVETASGVSVMEAIRDNGFDELLALCGGCCSCATCHVFIDPAFADRLPEMSEDENDLLDSSDHRNESSRLSCQLPLTDELDGLRVTIAPED, encoded by the coding sequence ATGCCGAAGCTGACAGTGGTAAATCGTGAAGGTGAAGAACGGACTGTTGAAACCGCCAGCGGCGTTTCCGTGATGGAAGCGATCCGCGACAACGGGTTCGACGAACTGCTGGCACTGTGCGGCGGCTGCTGCAGCTGTGCGACCTGCCACGTCTTCATCGATCCGGCCTTCGCTGATCGTCTGCCGGAAATGAGCGAAGACGAGAACGACCTGCTCGACAGTTCGGATCACCGCAACGAAAGCTCGCGCCTGTCGTGCCAGTTGCCGCTCACCGACGAACTGGACGGCCTGCGCGTCACCATCGCACCCGAAGATTGA
- a CDS encoding DNA-3-methyladenine glycosylase 2 family protein gives MGLDAHQLRSGIDFAAATEPTIAAALAKAGYPEPRQRPTGYRTLLRTIVGQQVSVAAAASIWNRLEAGLGADIPPESLLAADFDTLRALGLSRQKQSYARSLCELIISGALDLSQLPQDDETAIAELTRIKGIGRWSAEIYLLFAEGRADIWPAGDLGVQAGLHKIMGLGARPDEKATRIIGEAWRPHRGAVAVFTWHCYDNPAL, from the coding sequence ATGGGGCTGGATGCACATCAGTTGCGCAGCGGGATCGATTTCGCCGCAGCCACGGAGCCGACCATCGCCGCGGCACTGGCGAAGGCGGGCTATCCGGAGCCGCGCCAGCGCCCCACCGGCTATCGCACGCTGCTGCGCACTATCGTCGGCCAGCAGGTCAGCGTGGCCGCCGCCGCTTCCATCTGGAACCGTCTGGAGGCCGGACTCGGCGCGGATATTCCGCCGGAATCCTTGCTGGCCGCCGATTTCGACACGCTGCGCGCCCTGGGCCTGTCACGCCAGAAACAGTCCTATGCCCGCTCGCTCTGCGAACTGATCATCAGCGGCGCTCTGGATCTCAGCCAGTTGCCGCAAGACGATGAAACCGCGATCGCCGAACTGACCCGGATCAAGGGTATCGGCCGCTGGTCGGCGGAAATCTACCTGCTGTTCGCCGAAGGACGCGCCGATATCTGGCCCGCGGGCGATCTCGGCGTTCAGGCCGGACTGCACAAGATCATGGGCCTCGGCGCCCGCCCCGATGAGAAAGCGACGCGAATCATCGGCGAAGCGTGGCGCCCGCATCGGGGCGCTGTCGCGGTGTTCACCTGGCACTGCTACGACAATCCGGCGCTCTGA
- a CDS encoding 4a-hydroxytetrahydrobiopterin dehydratase, whose protein sequence is MPVTQLTDQERTDALAALPEWSLRADGLAIERTFLFKDFSQAFGFMTRAALLAEVQDHHPEWFNVYNRVQVTLTTHDAGGLSQRDVKMATAMDALLK, encoded by the coding sequence ATGCCGGTTACGCAATTGACGGATCAAGAACGCACCGACGCGCTGGCCGCCCTGCCGGAATGGAGCCTGCGGGCCGATGGGCTGGCGATTGAACGGACGTTTCTTTTCAAGGACTTCAGCCAGGCTTTCGGTTTCATGACGCGCGCGGCGCTGCTGGCCGAAGTGCAGGATCATCACCCCGAATGGTTCAACGTCTATAACCGCGTGCAGGTGACGCTGACCACGCACGACGCGGGCGGCCTGTCGCAGCGCGATGTGAAAATGGCCACGGCGATGGATGCGCTGCTGAAATAA
- the ccmA gene encoding heme ABC exporter ATP-binding protein CcmA — protein MQASAPARSADPVLAASALACRRGDRVLFRNVSFSLTAGEALHLAGPNGIGKSSLIRILAGLMPPVAGTVQRRGAMALLDERSALDPQLPLGAALSFWQAIDRIEDSAFAAAIARLGLADLLDVPVRYLSTGQKKRAALVRVIGQNAPVWLLDEPLNGLDRSAVALFEALVAEHCDAGGIAVIASHQPVTVAMMARFELEGFAL, from the coding sequence ATGCAAGCCTCCGCCCCCGCACGGTCCGCCGATCCGGTTCTCGCCGCCTCCGCGCTCGCTTGCCGCAGGGGCGACAGAGTGCTGTTCCGCAACGTAAGTTTTAGTCTCACTGCAGGCGAAGCGCTGCATCTGGCCGGCCCCAACGGGATCGGCAAATCGAGCCTGATCCGCATTCTCGCAGGGCTGATGCCGCCCGTCGCAGGCACGGTCCAACGCCGGGGCGCCATGGCCCTGCTCGACGAACGCAGCGCCCTCGATCCGCAACTGCCGCTCGGCGCGGCGCTATCCTTCTGGCAGGCGATCGACCGCATCGAAGACAGCGCGTTTGCCGCCGCCATCGCCCGGCTCGGCCTTGCCGATCTACTCGACGTGCCGGTGCGCTACCTGTCCACGGGGCAGAAGAAACGCGCCGCGCTTGTCCGCGTGATCGGACAGAACGCCCCGGTGTGGCTGCTGGACGAACCGCTCAACGGACTGGACAGGAGCGCGGTCGCGCTGTTCGAAGCGCTGGTGGCCGAACATTGCGATGCTGGCGGCATCGCGGTGATCGCATCGCACCAGCCGGTCACCGTCGCCATGATGGCCCGGTTCGAACTGGAAGGCTTCGCCTTGTGA
- a CDS encoding heme exporter protein CcmB: MRIFLRDCAILVPGGRRGGSLLPLLFFLAVAMLYPFAVGPDAPLLARTGGGVIWVAALLAAILPLDRLVAPDLERGFFDQWALRGIAEEAVMAVRMLAHWLSFGPPLMLAALPAAALLGIDGTALRTVELGLLVGTPGLAAIGVLIAALTASLRSGAALAGLLLIPLSVPILIFGAGSLATGGESGLALTAAISLLLLAITPFAAGAAIRAARE; encoded by the coding sequence ATGCGCATTTTCCTGCGCGATTGCGCCATACTGGTGCCGGGCGGGCGGCGTGGGGGCAGCTTGCTGCCGCTGCTGTTCTTCCTTGCCGTGGCCATGCTCTACCCCTTCGCGGTCGGCCCCGATGCGCCGTTGCTGGCGCGCACGGGCGGCGGCGTGATCTGGGTGGCCGCGCTGCTGGCCGCGATCCTACCGCTCGACCGGCTGGTTGCGCCCGATCTGGAACGCGGCTTCTTCGACCAGTGGGCTCTGCGCGGGATTGCGGAAGAAGCGGTGATGGCGGTGCGCATGCTGGCCCACTGGCTGAGCTTCGGCCCACCGCTGATGCTGGCCGCTCTGCCCGCCGCCGCGCTGCTGGGGATCGATGGCACGGCGCTGCGCACGGTGGAACTGGGCCTGCTGGTGGGGACGCCGGGCCTGGCCGCCATCGGCGTGCTGATCGCCGCGCTGACCGCTTCGCTGCGTTCGGGCGCGGCGCTGGCGGGATTGCTGCTGATCCCGCTATCGGTGCCGATCCTGATTTTCGGCGCGGGCAGCCTGGCCACTGGCGGCGAAAGCGGCCTGGCGCTGACCGCCGCCATCAGCCTGCTGCTGCTGGCGATCACACCCTTTGCCGCAGGGGCCGCCATCCGCGCCGCACGGGAATAG
- the map gene encoding type I methionyl aminopeptidase, translating to MTEYQTITAADAVLRDGTIKLHGPDGFEGMRRAGRLAAEILDELTAVVRPGVTTGQIDDIVRQMTLDAGGVPATLGYRGYEHSSCVSINHVVCHGIPSDKALKDGDIVNIDVTPLLDGWHGDSSRMYLVGDVSLKARRLVDVTHECLMIGIDKAKPGARLGDIGAAIQAHAEQHRYGVVREFCGHGLGRLFHDSPEVIHAARAGTGPELKPGMFFTIEPMINLGKPGVKLLNDGWTAVTRDKSLSAQFEHSIGITETGCEIFTLSLKGLHKPPY from the coding sequence ATGACCGAATACCAGACCATTACCGCCGCCGACGCCGTGCTGCGCGACGGCACGATCAAATTGCATGGCCCCGATGGGTTCGAGGGGATGCGCAGGGCCGGGCGCCTGGCCGCCGAAATCCTCGACGAACTGACCGCCGTGGTGCGGCCCGGCGTCACCACCGGACAGATCGACGATATCGTGCGGCAGATGACGCTGGATGCGGGCGGCGTGCCCGCGACGCTCGGCTATCGCGGGTACGAACACAGCAGTTGCGTGTCGATCAATCACGTCGTGTGCCACGGCATTCCTTCGGACAAGGCGCTGAAGGACGGGGATATCGTCAATATCGATGTCACGCCGCTGCTCGATGGCTGGCACGGCGATTCCAGCCGGATGTATCTGGTCGGCGATGTGTCGCTGAAAGCGCGGCGGCTGGTCGATGTGACGCACGAATGCCTGATGATCGGGATCGACAAGGCGAAGCCCGGCGCGCGGCTCGGCGATATCGGCGCGGCTATTCAGGCCCATGCCGAACAGCACCGCTATGGCGTGGTGCGCGAATTTTGCGGCCACGGCCTCGGCCGGTTGTTCCACGACAGCCCCGAAGTGATCCACGCCGCGCGCGCGGGCACCGGGCCGGAACTGAAACCGGGGATGTTCTTCACGATCGAACCGATGATCAACCTCGGCAAACCGGGCGTGAAACTGCTTAACGACGGCTGGACAGCGGTGACGCGGGACAAGTCCCTTTCGGCCCAGTTCGAACATTCGATCGGAATCACCGAAACGGGCTGCGAGATTTTCACGCTCAGTCTCAAGGGATTGCACAAGCCGCCCTATTGA
- a CDS encoding DUF4163 domain-containing protein — MREKNSYRRRVMLAGLFVLGLGACTPEQGADTPGEKDKVATAESALAAKPAAAPAGQEAAKAVEVKEETDNYTFLYAYPAQAAVQPGLKALLDGQLKSAKDGLVKETGEGRADAEKNGYPYRPYDLSTEWAVVTDLPDWLSLSATIYSYTGGAHGNTGYDSLLWDKKAGKERSVLSLFTSEAALEKAVQQPLCAGLDRERAKRRGEKVVRNQDDWMSACIGIKDTTPILGSAGKTAFDRIGFLIGPYAAGPYAEGSYDVTLPVTPAVIAAVKPEFRAAFAAGR; from the coding sequence ATGCGCGAGAAGAATTCTTACCGCCGCCGGGTGATGCTGGCCGGTCTGTTCGTTCTGGGACTCGGCGCCTGCACGCCGGAGCAGGGCGCGGACACTCCCGGGGAAAAGGACAAGGTTGCCACGGCGGAATCGGCGCTCGCGGCCAAGCCCGCCGCTGCCCCCGCCGGGCAAGAAGCCGCCAAGGCAGTCGAAGTGAAAGAGGAAACGGACAATTACACTTTCCTCTATGCCTATCCGGCGCAGGCCGCCGTGCAGCCGGGGCTGAAAGCGCTGCTGGATGGCCAGCTCAAATCGGCCAAGGACGGATTGGTGAAGGAAACCGGCGAAGGCCGCGCCGATGCGGAGAAAAACGGCTATCCCTATCGGCCTTACGACCTTTCCACCGAATGGGCGGTGGTGACGGACCTGCCCGACTGGCTCAGCCTTTCGGCCACGATCTATTCGTACACCGGCGGCGCGCACGGCAACACCGGCTATGACAGCCTGTTGTGGGACAAGAAGGCGGGCAAGGAACGTTCGGTCCTTTCGCTGTTCACCTCGGAAGCGGCGCTGGAAAAGGCGGTGCAGCAACCGCTTTGCGCCGGGCTGGACCGCGAACGCGCGAAACGGCGGGGGGAAAAGGTCGTTCGCAATCAGGATGACTGGATGTCGGCCTGTATCGGGATCAAGGACACAACCCCGATTCTCGGCTCGGCGGGCAAGACGGCGTTCGACCGGATCGGTTTCCTGATCGGGCCTTACGCGGCGGGCCCTTATGCCGAAGGCAGCTATGACGTCACGCTGCCGGTGACGCCCGCCGTCATCGCCGCAGTGAAGCCGGAATTTCGCGCGGCATTTGCGGCGGGGCGCTGA
- a CDS encoding leucyl aminopeptidase family protein — translation MTDKYTLIQPDRGQKSTLIHLVSKDNFPDWAKGLSPAQRAALEGQKFRGNGYEVAIVPEGDGWFAVGGVADPDTLSSWCLARLAEALPAGTYALASGDPGKALLGWQTAQYRFTRYREETDPVGPRILLTRDAKAIEGSLAEAAAVALVRDLVNTPAEDCGPAELEAEAEKLARAHKADLHVVRGDALERAYPMVHAVGRAAGRRHAPRLIELTWGDPQAPRLAIVGKGVCFDSGGLDIKPSSAMLLMKKDMGGAAHALALAGLVMGAGLDVRLHLLIPAVENAVSGNAFRPGDVLRSRQGLTVEIGNTDAEGRLILADALTRASEEKPDLVIDFATLTGAARVALGPDLPALFARRDETADALIAAGRAQDDEIWRLPLYEAYAEWLKSDIADTNNTNFNGFAGATVAGLFLDKFVGSEIDWAHFDTWAWRQTARPGRPKGGEALGLRAAWHMLRQRYGQHHG, via the coding sequence ATGACGGACAAATACACGCTGATCCAGCCCGATCGTGGGCAAAAGTCCACGCTTATCCATCTCGTCTCCAAGGATAATTTCCCCGACTGGGCCAAAGGCCTGTCGCCCGCGCAGCGCGCCGCGCTCGAAGGGCAGAAATTTCGCGGCAATGGCTATGAAGTCGCGATCGTGCCCGAAGGGGACGGCTGGTTCGCGGTCGGCGGCGTCGCGGACCCGGACACCCTGTCGAGCTGGTGTCTCGCCCGGCTGGCCGAAGCGCTGCCCGCAGGCACCTATGCGCTGGCCAGCGGCGATCCCGGCAAGGCTCTGCTCGGTTGGCAGACCGCACAATACCGCTTCACCCGCTATCGTGAGGAAACGGACCCTGTCGGCCCGCGTATCCTGCTGACCAGGGATGCGAAAGCGATCGAGGGATCGCTGGCCGAAGCCGCCGCCGTCGCGCTGGTGCGCGATCTGGTGAACACGCCCGCCGAAGATTGCGGGCCCGCCGAGCTGGAGGCGGAGGCGGAAAAGCTGGCCAGGGCACACAAGGCCGATCTGCATGTCGTGCGCGGTGATGCGCTGGAACGCGCATATCCGATGGTCCACGCCGTTGGCCGGGCGGCGGGCCGCCGCCACGCCCCGCGCCTGATCGAACTGACCTGGGGCGATCCCCAAGCCCCGCGGCTGGCGATTGTCGGCAAGGGTGTGTGCTTCGATTCGGGCGGGCTCGATATCAAGCCATCGTCCGCCATGCTGCTGATGAAGAAGGATATGGGCGGGGCCGCCCATGCGCTGGCGCTGGCCGGGCTGGTGATGGGCGCGGGGCTCGATGTGCGCCTGCATCTGCTGATCCCGGCGGTGGAAAATGCGGTCTCCGGCAACGCGTTCCGCCCCGGCGACGTTCTCCGTTCGCGCCAGGGGCTGACGGTCGAGATCGGCAACACCGATGCCGAAGGGCGGCTGATTCTCGCCGATGCGCTGACCCGCGCCAGCGAGGAAAAGCCCGATCTGGTGATCGATTTCGCCACGCTGACCGGCGCGGCGCGCGTGGCGCTGGGGCCCGATCTGCCCGCGCTGTTCGCCCGCCGCGACGAAACCGCCGACGCCCTGATCGCTGCGGGCCGCGCGCAGGATGATGAAATCTGGCGCCTGCCGCTTTACGAAGCCTATGCCGAATGGCTCAAATCCGACATTGCCGACACCAACAACACCAATTTCAACGGCTTTGCCGGGGCCACCGTGGCGGGCCTGTTTCTCGACAAGTTTGTGGGCAGCGAAATCGACTGGGCCCATTTCGACACCTGGGCCTGGCGCCAGACCGCAAGGCCCGGCCGCCCCAAGGGGGGCGAGGCGCTGGGCCTGCGCGCGGCATGGCACATGCTGCGCCAACGTTACGGCCAACACCACGGATAG
- the argC gene encoding N-acetyl-gamma-glutamyl-phosphate reductase, protein MSITIFIDGAAGTTGLEIAERLTGRDEIDLLILDDDRRKDATARRDAFHAADFAVLCLPDDAAREAVALAEGSNVRIIDASTAHRVAPGWVYGFPEVSGLDVVARAQRVSNPGCYSTGFIALVAPLVRAGLLPADWPYTCNAVSGYSGGGKALIERFENDRDIAWRGYALNLGHKHVPEMQVRCGLSIPPLFTPAVIPAHRGMVVEVPLQLGAMQGAGTVDAMRQCLADFYAASPVVHMGAQPDGELLLRQSCPPNDRLELHVFGSPDGNQARLVAVLDNLGKGASGAAVQSLNLMAGLPETAGLCL, encoded by the coding sequence ATGAGCATCACGATCTTTATCGACGGCGCGGCCGGCACCACCGGTCTGGAAATCGCCGAACGGCTGACCGGGCGGGACGAAATCGACCTGCTGATTCTGGACGACGACCGGCGCAAGGATGCCACCGCCCGGCGCGATGCCTTCCACGCGGCCGATTTCGCCGTGCTGTGCCTGCCCGACGATGCCGCGCGCGAAGCGGTGGCGCTGGCCGAAGGGTCGAACGTGCGCATCATCGATGCGTCTACCGCGCACCGCGTCGCCCCCGGCTGGGTCTATGGCTTCCCCGAAGTGTCCGGCCTCGACGTGGTGGCGCGGGCGCAGCGGGTCAGCAATCCGGGCTGCTATTCCACCGGGTTCATCGCTCTGGTCGCGCCGCTGGTGCGCGCCGGGCTGCTCCCGGCGGACTGGCCTTACACCTGCAACGCCGTGTCCGGCTATTCGGGCGGCGGCAAGGCGCTGATCGAACGGTTCGAAAACGACCGCGATATCGCCTGGCGCGGCTATGCCCTGAATCTGGGCCACAAGCACGTGCCGGAAATGCAGGTACGCTGCGGTCTGTCGATCCCGCCGCTGTTCACACCCGCCGTCATCCCCGCGCATCGCGGCATGGTGGTGGAGGTGCCGTTGCAGCTCGGCGCCATGCAGGGCGCGGGCACAGTGGACGCGATGCGCCAGTGCCTGGCCGATTTCTATGCCGCCAGCCCGGTGGTCCATATGGGCGCGCAGCCCGATGGCGAGCTGCTGCTGCGCCAGTCGTGTCCGCCGAACGACCGCCTGGAACTCCACGTCTTCGGTTCGCCCGATGGCAACCAGGCGCGGCTGGTCGCGGTGCTCGACAATCTCGGCAAGGGCGCCAGCGGCGCGGCGGTGCAATCGCTGAACCTGATGGCGGGCCTGCCCGAAACCGCCGGGCTGTGCCTCTGA
- a CDS encoding P-II family nitrogen regulator has protein sequence MKKIEAIIKPFKLDEVKEALHEAGVSGITVTEAKGFGRQKGHTELYRGAEYIVDFLPKVKLEVVVSDETAEKVVEAIASAAQTGRIGDGKIFVSPIEAAVRIRTGERDDDAI, from the coding sequence GTGAAGAAGATCGAAGCCATCATCAAGCCGTTCAAGCTCGACGAGGTGAAGGAGGCGCTGCACGAAGCCGGGGTTTCCGGCATCACCGTAACCGAAGCCAAGGGCTTCGGCCGCCAGAAGGGGCACACCGAACTCTATCGCGGCGCCGAATACATCGTCGACTTCCTGCCCAAAGTGAAACTGGAAGTGGTGGTGAGCGACGAAACCGCGGAAAAGGTTGTCGAAGCCATCGCTTCTGCGGCGCAGACCGGACGGATCGGCGACGGCAAGATCTTCGTCAGCCCGATCGAAGCCGCCGTGCGCATCCGCACCGGCGAGCGTGACGACGACGCGATCTGA
- the glnA gene encoding type I glutamate--ammonia ligase, protein MASAKDILKRIKDEEIEWVDLRFTDPKGKWQHLTMVSSVLGEDELEEGLMFDGSSIAGWKTINESDMILRPDLEAVYIDPFSATPMMIIFCDIVEPSTGELYSRDPRSTAKRAEAFVKASGIGDTVYVGPEAEFFMFDDVKFYDGYNGNGFKIDDIELPTNTNREYEEGNLGHRPRVKGGYFPVAPVDSAVDIRGEMVTTMLEMGLPCDKHHHEVAAAQHELGMTFGTLVTTADRMQIYKYVVHMVAQAYGKTATFMPKPIMGDNGSGMHTHISIWEKGKPLFAGNGYAGLSDTCLYFIGGVIKHAKALNAFTNPTTNSYKRLVPGYEAPVLLAYSARNRSASCRIPYGTGEKAKRVEFRFPDAMANPYLCYAALLMAGLDGIKNKIHPGEAMDKNLYDLPPAELAEVPTVCGSLREALESLNADYEFLLEGGVFTKDQIDSYVEIKWDEVLRFETTPSPVEFDMYYSL, encoded by the coding sequence ATGGCCAGTGCAAAGGACATCCTCAAAAGGATCAAGGACGAGGAAATCGAGTGGGTTGACCTGCGCTTCACCGACCCCAAGGGCAAGTGGCAGCACCTCACGATGGTTTCTTCCGTCCTCGGCGAGGATGAACTGGAAGAAGGTCTGATGTTCGACGGTTCGTCGATCGCCGGCTGGAAGACGATCAACGAATCCGACATGATCCTCCGCCCGGACCTCGAAGCGGTCTATATCGATCCGTTCAGCGCCACGCCGATGATGATCATCTTCTGCGACATCGTCGAACCGTCGACCGGCGAACTCTACTCGCGCGATCCGCGCTCGACCGCGAAGCGCGCCGAAGCCTTCGTCAAGGCCAGCGGCATCGGCGACACCGTCTATGTCGGCCCCGAAGCCGAATTCTTCATGTTCGACGACGTGAAGTTCTACGACGGTTACAACGGCAACGGCTTCAAGATCGACGATATCGAACTGCCGACCAACACCAACCGCGAATACGAAGAAGGCAACCTCGGCCACCGTCCGCGCGTCAAGGGCGGCTATTTCCCGGTTGCCCCGGTCGACAGCGCCGTGGACATCCGCGGCGAAATGGTCACCACCATGCTCGAAATGGGCCTGCCCTGCGACAAGCACCACCACGAAGTGGCCGCCGCGCAGCACGAACTGGGCATGACCTTCGGCACGCTCGTCACCACTGCCGACCGCATGCAGATCTACAAGTACGTCGTCCACATGGTGGCGCAGGCTTACGGCAAGACCGCAACCTTCATGCCCAAGCCGATCATGGGCGACAACGGTTCGGGCATGCACACCCACATCTCGATCTGGGAAAAGGGCAAGCCGCTGTTCGCCGGTAACGGCTATGCCGGCCTTTCCGACACCTGCCTCTATTTCATCGGCGGCGTCATCAAGCACGCCAAGGCGCTGAACGCTTTCACCAACCCGACCACCAACAGCTACAAGCGTCTGGTGCCGGGCTACGAAGCCCCGGTTCTGCTGGCCTATTCGGCCCGCAACCGTTCGGCTTCCTGCCGTATTCCGTACGGCACGGGCGAAAAGGCGAAGCGCGTGGAATTCCGCTTCCCCGACGCGATGGCCAACCCCTACCTGTGCTACGCCGCGCTGCTGATGGCCGGTCTCGACGGGATCAAGAACAAGATCCACCCGGGCGAAGCCATGGACAAGAACCTGTACGATCTGCCGCCGGCCGAACTGGCCGAAGTGCCGACCGTCTGCGGTTCGCTGCGCGAAGCTCTGGAATCGCTCAACGCCGACTATGAATTCCTGCTGGAAGGCGGCGTGTTCACCAAGGACCAGATCGATTCCTACGTCGAAATCAAGTGGGACGAAGTGCTGCGTTTCGAAACGACCCCGAGCCCGGTCGAATTCGACATGTACTACAGCCTCTGA